From the Rhea pennata isolate bPtePen1 chromosome 1, bPtePen1.pri, whole genome shotgun sequence genome, the window CAGGCCAGCAGCTTTCAAGGCCGATCAGATTTGAGCTTCATCCTAGCCAACCTCGCCTGGTTTGGGCCCTGCTCTGCGCAGGGAGGGAGGTCATTTCTCCTGCCGTGGGGGGACGCGGGTCACGAGCATTGCTTGCTGCCGCTCCGCAGCAGCCCCTCTCCGACCACGGGAGAGCCCCGATTTGCAGCAACCTGTTTACATTTAATGAACTGAATGAGTCGACATGAATCTGAAACACGGCTCATTTCTTCTAATCAATACTGaatttgtgttgttttttgttttttgttttttgttttggtgctGAACAGATCAGTAACATTTCCATCAAGGGGCAGGACTTTGGCGAGTCCGTGTTCGAGCCAGGAGTGACGTTTGCCCTGGCCCACTTCGACGGGGTGCTGGGGTTGGGCTACCCTTCCCTGGCAGTGGGCAACGCTCTGCCCGTGTTCGACAGCATCATGAACCAGCAGCTGGTGGAGAAGCCCGTCTTCTCCTTCTATCTGAAAAGGTCGGTGTTTCAAAAAAGCAGTGGTgtcaaaaaaagaagcaaatacaTTTGAACTGCAGGTCAAGACAGCTCTGCGTCTGTATATATCTTCCACCTGGGAAAGCAATTTTCTGGAGCGTGTCTAGAAGGAGAGATCAGCAGGGAAGCAATGCAAACCaaatctgtctttaaaataagttttgtttcagctctctctctctgcgCTATATTATATGAAATTAACACAAAgaactaaaaaagaaagaaaagttcagaTTTATAAAGTTTGTATTATAAATTTgtatctatataaatatatatatagtttatattttctatatatttacATAACTATATCgtatatgctatatatatatgccatatatatagtatattatatatactatatatatagtACTTACGGTACTTATATTTATATggtatttacatttatataatatttatatttatatagtttATATGTATCCGGAATGGATGGgctatatatttaaatataaacatgaaaggaaaaaaaaaaaagaaaaagagaccCCTCTCTTAAAACTTCTATCTCTGTTGGAAATCggtaaaaaataatttgattttggAGGCTGGTGGAttccttcccatttttttccttttttcaccttacgactgaaaaaaatgaagtgaaaagaaaaaaatgtgttggaGAAAACTGTCAATGTCTTTGAACAAATGGCTGTTCTTGCTAGAggttgtcattaaaaaaaaaaagaacataaataaaagcTCCCAACTCAGACTTAAAGTGTATTGAGTTGCCAGTGATTTTCTTTCGGTGAgtggagaagaacagaaatgcatTGCTACACCCCAGTGGCCACATTTCAGAAGAGAGTTTTTTGTTCCCTTGCCTAAACCTTGCAGTAACTCCACGGATTTGTGTAGTCTTTATTTGGAAGTGAGACCAGCAGCTGGCTCAGCCGCTCCTGATGTCCAGCTTTAGTCCTCAGCAACTTTCGGAAAGCTTCTCCAGGGTTGTTTGGATGCTCTGAATGGGGACAAACTCAgttatagtttaaaaataatcaatttcAGCCACTCACACATGAATTTAGAAAGGGCCACGGttcatcttttgctttttaaaatgttagcaCACCCTTACCTCTCTGTTAACTTGTGCTCTGTTTTTAGAGGAGAAGACACTGAGAACGGCGGTGAGTTAATCCTGGGGGGCATAGACCATTCCCGCTACAAAGGCTCCATTCACTGGGTCCCAGTCACCGAGAAAAGCTACTGGCAGATACATCTTAGCAAGTATGCACGCAGGCAGTGCCCACCGAGATCCACCTCTCCCCGTAAAACCCgttgagaaagaaaagcctcAGCTCGCGCTTGCAGAAGGCCTCCTTCAGTGCGGTGTtttgcctctgctcctcccaaaGACGGAGCTTCCTGCAATGGGGCTGAGAAGTCCCTTCTGTAGGGTGTTTCCCTATGTTACAACAGGACCCACTAGTGGTTGAGTTGGCTCTTGGGGGATTATTCAGATAAGGGGTTGAGGCACCAAAGAACCGAatccagctccagctgctgctgcaatcCTTCCTTTAAACCCTGGTTGAAATAGCTAGGGTCCCTTAGCTCCTGTTCCTCCTACGTGCAAGGACGAGGACACAGATCTGATGGGTGAGGACAGGTCCCTCAGCAGACAGCAAATGATCAGCGCTATAGGAGTCCTAAGACGGAAAAATGGGTCCATAAAGGAGAAGTCTTCCTaacactgatttcttttactACTTTCATGTCTTTTAAAGATATCCTTGTCTTTCAGTACTGGGAAAGCCTCGCTTGGTGCTCTAGCTAGCAGTAATGTGTTGTTTCTGTCACAGCTTAagagtgtggtttttttttttttttttttttttttcctcttcatttgcAGTATAAAGATCCAGGGCCAGGTGGCATTTTGCTCCCACGGTTGTGAAGCCATCGTGGATTCGGGCACTTCTCTTATCACTGGCCCCTCTTCACAAATCCGGCGGCTGCAGGAGTATATTGGGGCAACTCCGTCGCAGACCGGAGAGGTAAAAACAATGCAGCCAGCAAACAGCCGGGCGGAGGGAAACTCTTTGAGGCACAGAGCTTACTggcagaggaaagggagaaaatagcCAAAATAAGGGCTCAGGAAAGGTCTCAGAGAAAGCACTGAATATGGAGCGGGGCTGCCACCTCCCAGGTGTCCACATCCCCTTCAGTGCTCATGGTGATGAAGGAAATGACGGGAGCATCTGCTTAAGGAAatgcaaaactgcattttgatgaaaattaaGAGGGGGCATTTTTAAGTGGTGCTGGGCAAAGATCAGAGAAAAAGTGCAGTTTTAAAGCCGCCTCCTTTTGTAAGAGGAAAACCTGGAGTGGCACCTGTGTAACCCACGAGACTTTGGACTTCTTATGCAATTAAATCTTAAATTTGGCTTTCGTCCTAATGTTCAGAGGCACCTCAGAGAGCACGTTTTGAAATCAAACCTGTATTGTAATGATACACTCAAAGGAACATCGATAAACCGTGTTACAAATGTAGCTATATTAATGCAAATGAAACAAGAAACAGGTCTTTGGAGTATATGCTTAGACAGTGCTGAACAAATAGTACTCAGTGAGAATCtcaatttctgcaaaaaaaccccactcacTGTTTTTGTACCAACCACAGACAGGCTGAGCACATTGGCTCAGATGTATCCTGCTTGTGCATCCATCAGTGATTTTGGCAGAACTTCTACCTCTTTCCAGCAAGAATTCATTTATCCTAGACATACTAACTATGTAAATGAAATTACGTCTAGCGTCTCACATCCTATGCTTGTGTTTTAGTGGCTCTGTTACTCTTGCCCTCCATATCCCCTAGTTTATTTTGTTGCTCTGATGGTAGGACACCTAGTAGGCATGCAGAACATTTAGGACTATGTTTTCATAAAGCAgatttaacaacaaaaaaagatggcTCTTCCTTACGGGAAGCCTCTAAAACGGTGACTTTAAGCACTACGGCTTATCGCAAAGATCCCTCTGGGACTTGAAGCCTTCTGCAGCGCCATTTAATGTCCCAGTtgtttcatgaaataaatagaGAGGCCAGGAAATGAACATCTCTGTTACTGTAAGTGAATGCAGTATTTATAGAGATTAATGGCCTTATTCTGTTCTTCCAGTTCCACTCCAGGGCAGAGCAAACTGTAAAATTTGGTATTTCTCACAGCACGGGCCCTGAGCTGGAGCATCGGAGCGGTTTTGGGGGGCAGAGCTTGCTCACACCTCCTTCGCAGGAGCTTGGCGTTGCATCCAAGCTGTGCACAGCTCAGGGTGCCCCTCGCCTTGCCTCTTCTGGGGCTCGTGAGGGTTTTTGTCAGCCCTGCTCCTTACGGTCTCTAGTGCTGGCGGCGTGGGCTGGCTGCATGGTTCGACCCTGTGCGGGAACGGgagggcagcgccgggccgtGCGCCAGCCTCATGCTGGTTTTGGTATTTAATTCACTGTCAGTCGCAGCAAAATTCTTGagtatttttcctaaataaaaagcaaagcgAGCATGTATCAATCAATGCTTTGCAAACAGTTTCTCGTAGACTGCAGAAGACTCTCCAGCTTGCCTCACATCAGCTTCACTATTGGACACCACGAGTACAAGCTGACGGCAGAGCACTACGTGGTAAAGGTGCGTACGGGTGGCCCGGCAGCACTCTGCCGCGAGCTGCGGGCCACGACGAGGAAACGTGATTTCCCTTGCAGGAGTCCATTGAAGACGAAACCTTCTGCCTGAGCGGCTTTCAGTCGCTGGATATCACCACCCGTGCCGGCCCGCTCTGGATTTTGGGAGATGTCTTCATGTCTgcattttactgcatttttgaCCGTGGCAATGATAGAGTGGGATTTGCAAAATCTGCTCATCGGAAAGATGACCACTGAGTCccaacagcattttttctgCCTTAACCGGAGTGTTACTGTAGTGATCTTCAACATACATAGGAGGAAGGGCTTTGACTGAAACCCTGGACCTGAATACAGCCCTCCAGGTTTCAAGGGCTTGGGGTGATCCTTGCTCCAAATTATACAGTTTTATTCAACCTCTGTCTGTTTACaactgagaaacattttttctgaataactgGTAAATGCCACAGCTCTCTAGATGAAGTGAAAACAGCTTGCCACTCAGATTTGCAAAAGAAGGTTAAAAATGCTAATGGGTGGTGTGACAGCAGTTACACACGGGTGAAACTAATCCTAGCTTGATCTGCTCCCAGGATCTATTATTCTTCTTGCTTGTCAACTTCCATTTCATTTCCTGctgtcttccttttcctgaCTGTTTTCCATGGTATAACTTATTCTTTGGGATTTTGCCCAAGCTTGTCTCCTTAGCGCTACATAAATTCTCTTTATGGGCTTGCTTTCCCCCGCTGTTCCCCGCATACACTTCCCTGCTCCTTATGACACCTTTCCAACCTGCCTTTTCCCATGGATTCAGTCTCACTTgacactttctctctcttgtgtCTTGCTGCCTAATGTCTAGGTCTTTAGTCAGATGCTGCCTTCACTCTCCAACACCTCTGCCCTTTGGCCCATCCTGCCTTCGCTTGCGGCTTCTCCCATGACCAaggctggagaggaagagggcAGAAAGtgaaacagcaattaaaaatcCCAATTTGCTCTAGGATATGGAGGGGAGAGATGGGACATATTTGggctgctcttctctctctaaTTCCAAAAAATGTCCATgctgagggaagctgtgtaCATTGAACGAGCTCTTGGGGACTTGCTGCTGTGGTGTATCTCGATGTGCTTAACGCACACCAAATATAACATCTGTTACCTGTCGATTGGCAGAGCTGCAATCAGGGCCGCTCAGATTTTAAGGCTTCAGCTGTAAGACTTAGCAAGTGTTAATGAAATGAGAAAGTCTATGTGCAGATATCTCTTTATCTTGCCTTCcagtatgaaatatttttttgctctgCTGCATGCTTTCAGGCTCAGTATTTGCAACTACATTGTGTCACACAGTTGATGTCAAGGCTACCAACTTCTAGCAGCAGCAACTCCATTGCCATTTGTctctttttacagaaaagtttAAACTATACAAAGCTACGATTTATTCCAGGCCTGTCTTGCTTTGTCACTCTCATTCTTAAAGAATACAGTGACCATAAACAAACCTGTTTGTCCAGACAACTTCATTTGTTTGGACCTAAGTCAAGACAAACAAACATTTGTAAACCTATATCATTAATTTAACAGCAACTgggtatttttgcttttcctataATCCAGCTGACCTAACATTTCCATTActtccaaaatatatatatacttcttGAATAGGATACTGCAGTCAGACCTAATGGTGTATTACTTGTGACTGAGGGTTTTAAAGGTGGTGGGATGTGTCCATGTAGCTTGAACAATGTCATCTCAGCTCCATGAATTCTAGCGTGGAATGGGAACATGTCCAAGAAATATGTGGAAGATTAGGCATAGAGTGCAAGGACTAGATCTCTCTTTACTCTGATACATCCCGTCCCATTCAAGATTAACACAATTTGGTGGTAGCAAGCTGTTACTCTTACATATTAGTCAATCCTAACCCTGTTCTCTCCTCAGTCCTTACCAGCTTTGCCAGCTTCTGTaggtctgtctgtctgttcCTGTTACACATCAAGTTGACTTGCATGGTAGGTCAAACCTTTGCCAGAAGTGTTTCTTGACAGTTCAGACTAGTCAAGACAAgtgtgtttttcaaaatgactttaTTCATGCAATAATTCTACATTGTTTATATCAGTGAACATGAATCATAAATTCTTGGGTTTGCTAAAATAGTCCATTTACCATGCTAAGGCAAACAGTTTACTGAGGGAAGTGCCTAAGAGAGCACATAATCCCAAAAGCTAATTTCATACAAATCAGAGCCCGCAGATGTTTGCAAAAATGAGATAACAGACTAACTGAGGAGAGGAAATTTTTCTGATAACTCTGTCCCAGCGCTGTTTTCTTCACAAGTACTGACTAGAATACTATACCTAACCTGGAACTAGCCTGCTACATTTGAGCGCTACCTGTGTATTGCAAAAGACACTGTGGAACTTTTTGGTTTCTAATTTAGCATGTAATAGACACCTCAGTGAGACTTAATTGAAGTTTATCCACCCAGCGGCTACTGCGTGACTACACTTACCCTCCACATAAGACCGAACACAGTTGCTGGTCCAGGGAGAGTCAGCAGAGTTAGCAAGAGATAAGGTCAAGCAGACAAATCATTGCTCAGGGGATGAGTAATGGCCTGTTGGAAAGCATCACTGAATCCtagagagcagccaggcagagaaGAAGATGATCGGAGATGAGCACAGCTGAGTGatgaggaaggcaggaagacTTCTTTTAGCTTCGCAATGCTGGGGAAAAAATTCTGGGGTGGGGAGGATGAGACTTTGCTGCAATATCTAAAGCCTTGGTGGAAGTAGCGTGGAAGCTGGAGACTGAAGAGATGTGGTTGGACCAGACCCGCAGTGCAGATTCACCAGGATTTTAGACTAATGGGAGGATGGAGATTTCTAGTTACAATCATCTATTATTTCTGGCTTGAGTCCCCTTACATAGAGAAGGACATCGCCTCCAGCTTTTGTACTGTACGGAGAGAAAAACCTCTCAGCTAGGCAAGAAGCCAGGTTTTCTCTACAGCTACTGAAAGTCCTTAATATACATGCTTGACTGGGAAGAGTGTGGTCAAACACCAGCTATATCTTTGATGAAGCTCTACAAACAAGTGCTTCAGGCTCCCATAgacagcagcactcaccttaaCTTCAGATTTAGCAGTTTGCCTGGACCTGTCTGAGTGTCCTTAAAATATAACGCTTAATCTTAAAACTCACCACTTTTTAAAGCTGCGTATATTGGTAAACAGAGTTCCTTGACTGTCACAGATGTaattacattgaaaaaaaaattgaactgGAAATTTGGCTTCAgctaaaacaataaataaagaatGCTTGGAcgaaaacagtattttttttctgctgatgtaCTATGGTAAACTATGTGTTTCCAGCACTGCCTTAGGCCAAGAGAGTTCCTGTTCCCAGGCAAAGTCAGAAGGCCAGGACTCTGAAGActgaaaagatggaaaatactACTGTAATTTGGTTATGGCCTAGTAAGGGCCATCTAGAAAATGATGCTGTTTGTTTAATTGTAATACCACTTTTTCAGGGTCCTTATTGTGTTGGGACACTTGAACATAGCAACTTGAATGGCTTGAGGACTTGTTCCAATATGGCAAGGGTGAGGTTACATCAAAACACCTTATGCCTGAGCTGTGATTCAAACCTCGCTACTTAGCTGTTTTCTGACACTAGAGTCATCTCATCTTGTTGTATGGAGTACCACCTTCCTAGGTGcctgggaaacctgcatttGGCTTCTCCATGTACCCGAAACTCCCTTAATACGAGTTTGAACAGTTCTTCCTTGGGCTAAGTGTCCTCTGCTCCCTGAACTGATGAGGATCCAGAACCACACATCCTTTGGTCTTCTTTTGTATAACATCCTTGAAGGATTTGACATGGTGGCACTGCTCAGGTCATGCCTAATGCACACCAACAGGAGCAGGTTCACACGTGGAAACAAAGCAGGAAGAGGTGGAAGTGGGGAGGCTAGTtgcttttttccaaagcttATCAGGATGAAACAGAGTCTTGCTTTATATGATAGCCTACTTCAA encodes:
- the LOC134136023 gene encoding cathepsin E-like, translated to MRALLLAVVCLPLSVALERIPLVRFKSIKKQLKEKGELEEFWRNHHPDIFARRYLHCFPADIALSVGTTSERLYDYMNAQYYGVVSVGTPPQKFTVVFDTGSSNFWVPSAYCISEACRVHQRFKSFLSDSYEHGGEAFSLQYGTGQLLGIAGKDTLQISNISIKGQDFGESVFEPGVTFALAHFDGVLGLGYPSLAVGNALPVFDSIMNQQLVEKPVFSFYLKRGEDTENGGELILGGIDHSRYKGSIHWVPVTEKSYWQIHLSNIKIQGQVAFCSHGCEAIVDSGTSLITGPSSQIRRLQEYIGATPSQTGEFLVDCRRLSSLPHISFTIGHHEYKLTAEHYVVKESIEDETFCLSGFQSLDITTRAGPLWILGDVFMSAFYCIFDRGNDRVGFAKSAHRKDDH